One part of the Oncorhynchus clarkii lewisi isolate Uvic-CL-2024 chromosome 7, UVic_Ocla_1.0, whole genome shotgun sequence genome encodes these proteins:
- the LOC139413631 gene encoding dnaJ homolog subfamily C member 14-like → MEKEVAEREVEMKGETWTVEATEESPEELLSGVPHLPSSTAMPDQWEVRGDEEETQQQVPNKEMTDYIKVTPQDIQSPVNQEDSEDVEAEDCGIAEDNEVSLRQEGVVHVEREGNEETEGGDEEESGGKEPSINGESGWRNSGAGGRRGRSRNSGGGGAASEQNTTSSSSSSYLPKGSLSSGGGRHKQTRRRNHHHQQGRGRRRTGTQLALAFRELLSKSLSPWCISCIHMVVEVIVTMTHRCGVVVEVGGVALYDLGSQMLNRVTDVPGMKADAQRVLERARCTGAVLVDKSVRLVKWVRKASLTCFGLLCAVVLLGFQWARFTLVRLGGERAQWWWTAMQDSKVWRRVASLVERVSSWFRRRATQVPPLTPDSPGGAGRYQPGKELERLLALAQVPEEELDPFTVLGVEAHATEADLKRAYRQLAVQVHPDKNKHPRAGEAFKVLRAAWDIVSNPETRREYELKRMAKTELSKSMNEFLTKLQDDLKEAMNTMMCTKCEGKHRRFEMDREPAEARFCAECNRRHSAEEGDLWAESSMLGLRITYFACMDGKVYDITEWAGCQRIGISPDTHRVPYHISFGSKNNSNSTQRHRTPPGPEHPPPGPTNPADLQDFFNRIFQGGPPPDMAANGGFFPSGPPPHHPSGAGLGPSGPFSPPPPQTGFFMPPGGPRPEPSDTWAESGGKPPPRRKKKVRKPFQR, encoded by the exons ATGGAGAAAGAGGTGgctgagagggaggtggagatgaagggagagacaTGGACTGTAGAGGCAACTGAGGAGAGTCCTGAAGAGCTGCTCTCAGGTGTTCCTCACCTCCCATCTTCAACCGCCATGCCCGACCAGTGGGAAgtcagaggagatgaggaggaaacTCAACAACAAGTTCCCAATAAGGAGATGACTGACTATATCAAAGTTACCCCTCAGGATATCCAATCCCCAGTCAACCAGGAGGACTCGGAAGATGTAGAAGCAGAGGATTGTGGGATTGCAGAGGACAATGAGGTCTCTCTAAGACAGGAGGGGGTGGTGcatgtggagagagaaggaaatgaggagacagagggtggagatgaagaggagagcgGAGGGAAGGAGCCAAGCATAAACGGGGAGTCAGGCTGGAGGAACTCAGGGGCCGGAGGGAGGAGAGGCCGGTCCCGGAACagcggaggggggggggcagcctcGGAGCAAAACACTACATCGTCATCCTCGTCCTCCTACCTCCCTAAAGGTTCCCTGTCGTCGGGTGGCGGTAGGCACAAGCAGACCCGGAGGCGCAACCACCACCATCAACAGGGCCGTGGCCGGCGGCGGACGGGCACCCAGCTGGCCTTGGCCTTCAGGGAGCTGCTGTCGAAGTCGCTCAGCCCCTGGTGCATCTCCTGCATCCACATGGTGGTGGAGGTCATTGTCACCATGACCCACCGATGCGGAGTGGTCGTGGAGGTCGGAGGGGTGGCCCTCTACGACCTGGGCTCACAGATGCTCAACAGGGTCACTGACGTACCGGGGATGAAGGCAGATGCCCAACGCGTGCTGGAGAGGGCGAGGTGCACCGGGGCGGTCCTGGTGGATAAGAGTGTTCGGTTGGTGAAATGGGTCCGGAAGGCCTCCCTAACTTGCTTCGGCCTCCTCTGTGCCGTGGTACTGCTGGGGTTCCAGTGGGCCCGGTTCACGCTGGTCCGGCTGGGCGGGGAGAGGGCCCAGTGGTGGTGGACAGCCATGCAGGACTCCAAggtatggaggagggtggcttcGCTGGTGGAGAGGGTCAGCAGCTGGTTCAGGAGGAGAGCCACCCAGGTGCCCCCCTTGACCCCAGATTCTCCTGGTGGAGCAGGCAGATACCAACCTGGGAAGGAGCTGGAGAGACTGCTGGCGCTGGCTCAAGTCCCTGAGGAGGAGCTGGACCCTTTTACAGTGCTGGGGGTGGAGGCCCACGCCACTGAAGCTGACCTAAAGAGGGCCTACAGACAGCTGGCTGTCCAG GTCCATCCAGACAAGAACAAGCACCCACGTGCTGGGGAGGCCTTTAAGGTGCTGAGGGCTGCCTGGGACATCGTCAGTAACCCAGAAACACGGAGGGAATACGAGCT GAAGCGCATGGCGAAGACGGAACTCTCCAAGTCGATGAATGAGTTCCTCACCAAACTGCAGGATGACCTGAAGGAAGCTATGAACACTATGATGTGCACCAAGTGTGAGGGCAAGCACAG GAGGTTTGAGATGGACCGGGAGCCTGCGGAGGCTCGGTTCTGTGCAGAGTGTAACAGACGCCACAGCGCCGAGGAGGGAGACCTGTGGGCCGAGTCCAGCATGCTGGGCCTACGCATCACATACTTTGCCTGCATGGATGGCAAGGTCTACGACATCACAG AGTGGGCCGGCTGCCAGAGGATAGGAATCTCCCCAGACACACACCGCGTTCCCTACCACATCTCCTTCggatccaagaacaacagcaactCCACGCAGCGCCACAG GACACCTCCAGGCCCAGAGCACCCTCCTCCAGGCCCGACCAACCCTGCTGACCTGCAGGACTTTTTCAACCGCATCTTCCAGGGGGGACCTCCCCCTGATATGGCTGCCAACGGGGGTTTCTTTCCCTCAGGACCGCCCCCCCATCACCCCTCTGGTGCTGGACTGGGACCTAGTGGACCTttttcccctcctccacctcagaCTGGCTTCTTCATGCCTCCTGGGGGGCCCCGGCCAGAGCCCAGCGATACGTGGGCTGAGAGCGGAGGCAAACCTCCACCCCGCAGGAAGAAGAAGGTCCGCAAGCCCTTCCAGAGGTGA